The genomic segment actctgagtctatagtggagtcacgaggaattaataagctagtagattatttgttataaataaactcacggtaacttattggagcttgagttcatggatttATGGttcccatgtcatctcttatcaaaatgaacctaatagtcttgaataattaattataaaattttcatattgactaggtcaatgaaaataaataatgttaaattatttattaatattttgtgagaaaagaattagaataaattttgaggtttttattgcaaagtctcaaaaagagagtattatagccaattgaggcaattttgttaatattgataaattgatattaatattaataaaaagaattaaataaatgtcaaaattataattggttaacttggacatgtatttaattaattataattattgaataattaaaataaaatgggtaactaaaacctattttatgttatagttaattgcctatatatactagtgttatataATGCATTAGATTAGATGAATTtaacaaggtaaaaattcacttcTCATATTATATACTTAGGCCCCCACTCTTTCTTAGTTTtttctctaggaattctcttctcatgtgttgagacttgcctacacaaacactaggttgttttagagaaagacttggaagactgtgatattgtttcaaagcggtttggattTCTTGCAATACCTATaacattcaacaaggacaaaaagttagggaatccaaagggtgtagtcattgttccgctacgcatctcgtaagtactctaatgatTTTGTTATTGTATTTACGCATCTCTGTAATATTTacatgcttgtatgattttatgctttctactatgtatattgttttgaatatatatttataaggagcatgtatatagacttatataaatgagatcttacactcaacacatgagatcaaaatGTTTTGCTCAAGAGAAAAAGGTAAGAACTCTTTTATTTTCTCTTGTTAGTCTTTCAGGATTTCGGAAAAACTAGTTTTTCACTATAGATCTCTCTCTAGGGTTTTCTaatattttcataattaattatATCTTCTATGGTATTCTAAtactttatttaaatatattaattaattaaattatctcTAATTATGATATAATTAGTTAGAATTCATTAAGAAACTATGAAACTAACTCTACACCTTCACCTAGGGTTTTTCTGCCATTATTGTATTTTTGCAGTGTTGGGTGTGTCTATTTGAATTTTCAAATTTCACATATTTGATGAATATGAATTACATTCTCAAATTAGTTTATgaggaatttaaaatttaaacaattagtagtttaaaaaattacttatttaaatttatatattaatttcttTTAATATTAGGGAGGGGGATTCAAACTCGGAAACCCCTTTTATGTGAGAAGTGTAGTATTATTAGATTATACTTATAACCacaatttatatattaattaattaatactaTATAGCTATGGCAATAATTAATGAATGAATACTATATATCTAATGATTACTACGTAGTTGATAGAAACTATTTTCTTTGCATCTATACACTTCAATTCATTTATTTGTCTATTAACCTTATATTTATCAACCTtaatttcaagctctaataaatataattatttattaaacttttttttataataaatctaATTTATTTATCTAAGAGAATGAGTGAAAGAAGCAGGAAGAGAAATAGTGAAATAAAAATGTATCACTCAATTATTGTTTGCCCTACCTGAGCTACTGAACGTTGGCTAACATGACACCGACGTTCGGCTTTTGCACTCTATGTCAATCCCACATAGACTGACGTGGCgtgtcttttttttattattgtaaatttgtttttttttttaaataactttaaaatacttaattttttatattaaattgtCATTACTattgaatttaaatatttttttaataaattttgaacATATATAATTTTGAATAATTCTATGGTAGGCACTTTAAAAAGAGTCATACCGGTACGGTTTTTTTGTGTTTTCAACCCGTGAAtaattttcggcgcgatttttttttatgaccatgtatattgtagttatttagagcatcctgcaaattttcagaaaattccgaataatttacagtaccaaaaactagtaTAAAAACAAGTTGTTACACGCacgactaatttttttatgcgagtAAAAAATAGCATGTTTGAgcttagttttcggcactgtaaattattcagaattttctgaaaatttgcaagatgctttaaataactacaatatacacggccataaaaaaaatcgcgccgaaaactgttcacaggttgagaacacaaaagagcCCCACTAGTATGACTATTTTTGAAGGCCCTATCAAAGAAATTtcctataattttattattttatttttcaatttacaaatatctaatttatttattcatttaatttttttaagataatattaataagtatacgTATTATACACAAacaaattatatttatatatatccattagattaaactataacacaaataaaattattataataaaaattaaggatattattaaaattaaattaaataaatagtaAGAATTATTACACTACAAGTGGCCTATACTACAATTGATGTGTTCCACTACAAGTCACCTATACCACAATTGAAATGTGGTGTCTTATAAAGGCTTGGGACGTCGTTTAGCAAGAAAACGGCGTCCCATTCTTATTTGGTCCAACATAGTATGTTGGTTTAGTGAAATGCGACGTCTCATACATCTGAATAGTTATTACGACAATTGATATGGAATTGACGTCTCATGATAGACGTCCAACATTCAAATTATAATAATTGTATAAAAACTTCATGCTTGAGCAGTATTTTTTTTCATTACACAACTAAAAGGATTGTTAAATAAACTACAAGTCTCCAACTGACCCATagtcaaatgaaaaaaaaaaaaaaacaaaagaagttTGTGACATATATTGTAGGATAAGCCTGATGTTGTTTTTAGGCTAAACGAGGGTTCTTTTGACTCGGCCGAAGATTGTTGATCCCTCCCACCTTGAAATTATTTGTGAGTTTCGGCCAATTTGCTTTGGGTTTTAGTTTAGCTTGGTCGACATGTGGACAAGTAATCGAGCCTCAATTTTTTTTCGATGGAAGCTGGATTTTATCCATTAAAGGCTCAATTTTCGATGGGCTATATATacgtttttatatttttataaatgttgTTTTTAGTTGGAAAATTTTGTATTCTGGATATACAAGTTAAATTTGATATATAATTTGTGAATATATCTATACTCTGTgcaaataatacaaaaaaaaatggtattttttaatttttttctgaaaagaaattaaatgatatttagaagtaaatgataattatttataatttatccTTTACATAGGTTAGGTGAGCTGCGTTGTccgaacaattaattatttaattttatttacatGCCCCAAATATGAGTTCAGCAATGAGGACCGTTAGCCCATCACGTGATACGCACGTGAGATcctctctttctctatatttGAATTCGAAAAGGACGCACACAAATTCAAATCTCAATCGCCCGCTTTCAAATTTCGTCTTGGTCCCTACACAAACCCTTCTTGTTCGGACGAAAAGCCGCACCAAAGAATCCCTTCTGTTTGTCATCAAGTAATTTCAGATCCATTTTCGTCTTTCTATAGTTAGATCAGAGATACTTTAGCTcaggatttttcttctttttatcgCATATTACatgattttgttgttgttgttgatgagATTTGTGGTGTATTGATACTCAGAAAGGTAATTTCAGATCCATTCTGTTCCTCCTATGGAGTTAGATTCAAGATGTTTTGGTATTCAGAAAGGAAGTAGCTTTGGTATTAGCTCAGTGTTTTTCTGCTTTTATCACATATTGCATGAGTTCTTTTCAGTTGTTGTGGATGGGGCTTAGGGTGTAttgatgttgatttttttttttatctttttttgacatgttgttagaaatattcaaatgaTTTTTGTGGCGTTTAGGGTTTTCTGGTCAAGTGGAGATGGAAAATTTGGAGACGAAGACCGTAGATTCATCGCAGTGCGTTCGAGTCGCGGTTAACATCCGTCCATTGATTACTTCCGAGGTTTTGTTTGGCTGTACGGATTGTATTTCCGTTGTTCCGGGTGAACCACAGGTACAACTtactcttttatttttaatatatattttttatttaaaaaaaactgaGCTGCTTGATTAAGTTGATGTGGAGCTAactatataaattttttaaaccaCAAAAAATTCAAAAGCATCATTGGAGTATTAATTGTTTGGAGTTCCGAAACAGGTGCAAATCGGTTCACATTCATTCacatatgattatgtttatgGTGGCACGGGATCTCCTCCTTCCATTTACGAAGATTGTGTTGCTCCATTGGTAGATGCACTCTTCCACGGCTACAATGCTACCGTCCTTGCTTATGGGCAGGTTTGAGATTTCTATAtgactctttttttttcttcttattattaataGCAAACTTAAGTTAACGTATTTGCTGATGAAATGTGTTGGTTGTATTCAACATTGCAGACTGGTTCTGGCAAAACATACACAATGGGAACCAATTATACAGGGGAAGGAAGTAGCTTTGGTATTATCCCCAAGGTCATGGATAGTATTTTCAAAGGAGTCTCCAGTAAGAAATCTAACACAGAATTCTTAATTAGGGTCTCTTTTATCGAGGTAATTGATAATTTACCCAAAAGGATTTATCAGTAAAAACAATTTTCTGTTTTATGATCATTGGTCTGTTCTTAATGCTTTATATATGTTCTTAAAATTTAGATATTCAAGGAGGAGGTGTTTGATTTACTTGACACGAGTTCAACAAGTTTCTCTAAGAACGAAGGGGCAGCTCCTTCGAAGCCTGCTGGGCCTGTAAGAGCTCCGATTCAAATTAGAGAAACTGCGAATGGAGGGATAACACTTGCTGGTGTGACCGAAGCAGAGGTTCAAACAAAGGAAGAGATGTCATCGTATTTGACTCGTGGTTCTTTATCTCGGGCTACTGCTAGTACTAATATGAATAGTCAGTCAAGGtgaataataatttatttacacATTAGCTTTATAGTTTACGTATATTTTTTAGATGCtaagaattttattttttgtttcagCCGCTCACATGCTATCTTTACAATAACCATGGAGCAAAAAAAGATTGTTAACTGTCCAAATGGAACAACCACTGATGATTTTGGAGATGAAATTCTTTGTGCAAAATTACACTTGGTGGACCTTGCAGGTTCTGAGCGAGCTAAGCGAACGGGTGCTGATGGCATGCGCTTTAAAGAAGGTATGGCAAAAGAGTTTTGAAATTTCCTGATTTGGTAATGTCTcgtactttatttatttattttaacatatgtTATGTGATTTAGGCATTCATATAAACAAGGGTTTACTGGCTCTTGGCAATGTGATAAGTGCCTTGGGAGATGAGAAGAAGCGGAAAGAAGGTGGCCACGTTCCTTATCGTGATAGCAAATTAACGCGCTTATTACAGGTAACAATATATTATTTTGCTTACAACTGAATACGTTATATACATCGTATATACGTGCGTAAAATACATACTTGTATACTTATTTCTTACATTACTTGTTTCTAGGATTCTCTCGGAGGAAATAGCAAGACAGTGATGATAGGTATGcttctatatatatttattatttactgATGAAACATATGCTTATTGTTAATATTTTTCCTTACATTTTTTTCTTAAGTTATAATTTTGTTTTGTGTAATGTAGCTTGTGTTAGTCCTGCCGACACAAATGCCGAGGAGACATTGAACACATTAAAGTACGCAAACCGTGCTCGTAACATCCAAAACAAGGCAGTTGTAAGTTGTTTTGTTAAAAACATGAGCAAGTTTTCTATATTTCATGTTTTTCTTTCTGACAATCTTTATATATTCTTGATTGTAGATCAATCGTGATCCAATGGCGGCCCAATTGCAAAGAATGAGGAGCCAAGTTGAGCAATTGCAAGCTGAGCTTTTATTTTATCGTGGTGATGCCGGTACTCCTTATGAGGAATTACAGGTATGTTACTCTAAGTGAACTATTAATAAGCATACTCTTTGATCCTcgttcaaattttatttttgtttttgatcATTGGTTATTAATTTCGTGATCTTTGCTACTTTGTAGATCCTTAAAAAGAAAGTGTCTTTACTTGAAGCAAGCAAAGAGGAGCTTCAACGGGAGTTGCAAGAGCGTCAAGTTACTTGCGAACATTTAACACAGCGAGCTTTTGAAGCTCAGGTTTTCATTTCTGTTTATTAGTTTTTATGTTATAAGGAGTATAATATtctatatttttgttttgaagcCCATGGAAGTTCACTTATATATGTATTGGATTCTTCAGGTTGAGAAAGATAAACTAGCCATGAAAATTGAAATGGCTCGAAATGGAAAATCTTGGGATGAAGTCGACTTTCAGTCAGAGCAGGTTTGAATAAATTCCTTCCTCCCCTGGAAAGAAAATGTTAGTTCAAAGTGTTTAAACTTCTATGTTTGTTGTGCGAACTTTTTCAGGATCATGACttgttgaaaaattatgtctccaAAATTCAAGAGCTAGAAGGAGAATTGTTGCAGTTAAAGAATTCGAACAATAGAAAACATGGGTTTATTGATTGTGCTGACTCGGATGATGATGAATTTCGCTCTAAGAATGTACTATTTCCTTGTAGCAATGAGTATTCTGATTATGATTGCAAAATTGGGGACATAACAGGTAGCTATTCGAAAGCTTTGTTTGGTTTCATTGACCAAGGCTTCATCTTTTCTCATACTTAATATGACAGGACATATATGTATTTGTTAAAAAACCTTGTTGGTCTGACTTCAAATTTTATTTATGGTATTAACATGCAGCAAAACCTTATTGTGTACACagcatttaaaaaataaagtaaaaaattGTTGCCCAACATTGTTtttgattttattaatttattttcacTCATGTATAGATGATATTGTTGATCATGAGAAGGAGCAAGAACATTCTTCTGTTCAAGAAAAATTGGACCGTGAACTGAAAGAATTGGATAAGGAACTTGAACAAAAGGAGGTAAAGATTATTGAAATGTTGGCTGTAGTTACTGGGCTTTCTTATTATTTGTTTGTTGAATTAAAGAGACGCCTATAAATGGAgacctgtatatatatatattgttaaaaaaaatgttgtactAGATTTCTTGCATCTTTACTTGCAACAAATGCATATATAGCCAATATATAAGGTCCATAATGTTTGTATTTTCATATTATTCTTCTCTccattgtttatattttgttgaaCTTTTCTGTTTCTTAAAGGCCGAAATGAAGCGAGTTGCAAGTGGTAATACCTCAGTTCTTAAACAACATTATGAGAAAAAAGTTCATGAGTTAGAACAAGAGAAGAGAGTTTTACAGGTTAGTTTAATCTGTTATTGCTCTATTGCAAAGTTGATATTTTAATTGGTggttgtaatttattttttctatgtTGGTAGAGAGAGATTGACGAATTAAGACACAATCTTGCAAATATATCATCTACTACTGATGACGGAGCTCAGAAGTTGAAGGAAGATTACTTGCAGAAGTTGAATCTTCTTGAATCACAGGTGATTCAAagttgttgattttttttaaaaaatgcttAAAGGTGATTGTAAGTTTCTTGACCCCTTTATTTGGATTTGTTGTTTTCTTTGCAGGTGTCCGTGTTGAAGAAAAAACAAGATGCTCAAGCGCAGCTGTTGAGACAAAAACAGAAAAGTGACGAGGCAGCAAAACGACTACAAGACGAGATTCAGAGAATAAAAACTCAAAAGGTTTCAAAACCATTTATTAACCAAAATAGTGGTGTTTATcttatttcataattttttttaaaaaaaaaattgttaataaATTGTGTTGATTTTAAGGTTCAACTTCAACATAAGATCAAACAAGAGTCTGAGCAATTTAGGTTATGGAAAGCGTCTCGAGAGAAAGAAGTTCTCCAGGTAAAagagtattattattattactaaagGAGTCGCTGAAAATGACAATTACATTAGGCAAATGTGCTCtttctaaaatttggttgacTTTGGCCTATATCAggatttttttttgaacaaaatgttttTTATTTTGGTCGTAAAATTTTCCTTTTAAAATTGTGGATTCTATGTTTTTATTTCTGTTATCCAACATGCTTACTTTTTTAGATTCTGACAAGTTTTCTGTTACTATCAGCTTAAGAAAGAGGGAAGGAGAAATGAGTATGAGATGCATAAGCTATTAGCTTTAAATCAAAGGCAAAAAATGGTAAGCAAATACTCACTTATGTTGCTACGGTCTCCTTTACAAGAATCAGATCTTATTCTGTATTCATTTCAGGTTTTACAACGAAAGACAGAAGAAGCCTCTATGGCTACAAAAAGGCTAAAAGAGCTTTTAGAAGCTCGGAAAGCTTCTTCACGTGAGACTTCTGGTTAGGGGATTAGCTGCATCAATCTTTTTCTTTCCACTTTTATCACTTAAAAAATTTATAGTTTACTTTTATTGATACAGGTGCTGGAAGTATCAATGGTCCAGGAATTCAGGTATTATAAACTTAATTAGTGTTTCACAAATGTGCATAAAATAGGAGGCTATAACTTTACAAAAAAGACTGCACTATATCAACTGATTCACAATGATAAAGGGTGTACTGGTGCTAGTCCTTTTTTGTTTCATGCTTTTAGTAACATTGCTTACTAACATATTTTGCATATCTATGTATTTAATTATGAGAAGGCTCTGATGCAAGCAATTGAACATGAGCTTGAAGTCACTCTACGGGTACATGAAGTGCGCTCTGAATATGAGAGACAAATGGAAGAGTACGTTTTCTTCATTGTGTTTGATTGTTCTTAAATtcatttacaatttttttaatagaTCGAGATGAAAATAATTGAAGGAACCAGTTAGAACTGTTATCTTGGATCGATGTATGTGCATAAATATCTGTTGATTTTGGAAGTACGTTTATTATGGATCCTGATAAAGTGctctttcatttctttttataAAGTATTTTGTCTGCTTTGTATTCAAGTGAGAATATTTTGGTGTACTGGTAGTGTTTCTTGCTCTTATTTGTGTATGAGTTATTGGTCAAATGCTTGAACTCTGTTCGTCTGTTTCAATATTTTAACGAATGCTTCTTTTTCAGGCGGGCTAGAATGGCCAAGGAGATTGCAAGGCTTAAGGAAGAAGCAGAGATGTTGAAACAAGCAAATTCAAGGTGAAGAGTGCCACCGAACGTTCAGTGGATGATGTTATCTTATATTATTTTCTCTACTAGCACAGAATGCTTAAACCCTACCTCTTTGAATGGTTCACTGCAGAGATTGTCCTGAAACGATGTCTCCTGGTGCAAGAAACTCACGGATTTATGCACTTGAAAATATGCTTTCTTCTTCATCTAGCACCCTTGTTTCTATGGCATCACAATTATCAGAAGCAGAAGAGCGCGAACGGGGTTTTAGCGGCAGGGGTCGTTGGAATCAAGTTCGGTCTCTTGCTGATGCAAAGAATTTGATGAATTATCTTTTCAATTTAGCATCTTCATCCAGGTAATATATTTATGTCAGTCTTTAAGTTTTTTATAGAATCATAGTAGAGCGAGTATTTTTTCAAATCCTGTATTCAACTGATTTCAATAGTTCTGTTTGTCACCGCTGTATGCACTTCGCGTGTTTGTTTCAAAAGAGCAATACTGTAGCgttttttttatttggttaatTGTTTGAGCTAACTTTGATGTAAATTACTTTTTTGTCGGTTTTTCCAGGTGCTTGCAGCGCGATACAGAAGTTGTATGCAGAGAGAAAGATTTACAAATAAGAGATTTGAAGGGAAAAATTGTGAGTTTAAGTAGTTTGCTTAGAAAATCAGAGATACAAAAGGCTGAGCTTATTCATCAGGTGAAGTCTCAGGTTAGTGTTCATGGCTCACTATAATACTACAATGCATATTTTTAGTCATCGTGTTAAATTGCGATGCATGTTCAACGCATATTTGATTACCAATATTTAAAAAAGTTTCCAATCATTATAGTAAATTAATAGAATCCCCTTGATGGTCATTGTGGTATTCTATTGCTAACAAGAAAATTCTtggaatttttaatttttatttctgttatttTTTCAGTTAGTATTTTTCTGTTGGATAATATTTATTAGCATATGAGTAGTATTtaatttctctctttttttctttttgcttcgAGCTAACTATTTCGATTGGTTTATGCCTTTTGAACTCTGAACAGAATGTAGCTCTGAAACATTATTCCAAGGGAGGGCATAATTATGACTTACGCAAACTGGTATGCTAGTCTCACTGCTTTTACTTTGTTTATTTTCACTAGTCACTCCTTAATTATAGAATGCTTAAAATTACATGTTATATATATGAATTCACCCATCAATGTATGCTTACCAGGATCACCGGAGCTCATTCATTGTCTTTGAGGACATGGATACATCCGACTCAGAGAAATCAGATACAGAAAAGTCAGATGTGGATTATTCAAGTGAAGAGGAGACACCTAAGAGACAACGAGTTAAGAAAAGAGACTCTAAAACCAGAAACCATTCTACCACTGGATCTCATCCATCAAATAACAGCGATCGTGAGAGCCTAAACTTAGACAGCTCAGGGGAGGGAATTGTTGCCGTTTGTGATAAGAACAATGCTACAAGATCAGGAGTATGCTGTTCTTGCACGAAGAGCTCATCGTGCAAAACAAACAAATGTCAATGCCGCTCTTCTGGTGGGCTTTGTGGGATTTCGTGTGgttgcatggtcagtaaatgtgCCAATCGAGAAGTCGACAAGTCGCAGCAGTCAAATTTGGCTGAAGGGATTGTTAATGGTATAGGGACTGATGAAGCAGAGAAGGATAGACTTCTTGCTTCTCATGGGGCCATGCTTCTACAGAATGCGTTGGTCGATAAACCTACCGAGACAAATGAAGATGGTGGTCCAAGAAGAAAAGCTCTTTCTGACATTGGAAACACAGCGGTATGCTTCTCTTTAAACCAAATAAGTTGATTGATTTTCTCTAAATTTGACTGATACTCGTAAGTTTTGAATATGGTTTCTTGACTAACATTACAGGCAAAACCTAATGTACCAAAGCCTAACAAGAGAAAGAAATGGAGGACACCTACGATACAACTAGTTACCAATCCTCCGCCGCCTTCATCTCAGCCAGAAAGCAGTGAACAATCACACTTACCGCCACCACAACCACAACCGCAATCTCAGAAGCTAGATAACAATGCAAATGGGACTGACATTCCTGTAAAATTACCAAGGGCAATGCGGTCTGCCACCATGACTATTGGTGGCGATTTATTCAAAGAGAGGAATGTTGAGAAAACAGAAGAATCAAGTGTCAACAAAGATACAGCTGGGGGGGCTCTGGCTCCTCCTAGAAGTCCTGTTAGGCAAAACAGGACATCAGATGAAAAGGAGAACTTTGGCCATTAAATAATCATAGTTTTAGTGAGTTTCTCACTCATTGCTCATGGCATTGGTAACATTGATTGATCTAAATTTCTTATTTTGTCATATTCTCCAATGTTTCATTGTTGTACTTGTAACACTTGCTCTTGTTTGAGTGAACAAATGAATGAAATGCTTGGTATCATGTCTGTTCTAAGTTTAAACAAACACGTGAACTTGAACTTGTTTTTTTAATACATGTGTAT from the Humulus lupulus chromosome X, drHumLupu1.1, whole genome shotgun sequence genome contains:
- the LOC133803602 gene encoding kinesin-like protein KIN-4C isoform X2, which codes for MELDSRCFGIQKGSSFGFSGQVEMENLETKTVDSSQCVRVAVNIRPLITSEVLFGCTDCISVVPGEPQVQIGSHSFTYDYVYGGTGSPPSIYEDCVAPLVDALFHGYNATVLAYGQTGSGKTYTMGTNYTGEGSSFGIIPKVMDSIFKGVSSKKSNTEFLIRVSFIEIFKEEVFDLLDTSSTSFSKNEGAAPSKPAGPVRAPIQIRETANGGITLAGVTEAEVQTKEEMSSYLTRGSLSRATASTNMNSQSSRSHAIFTITMEQKKIVNCPNGTTTDDFGDEILCAKLHLVDLAGSERAKRTGADGMRFKEGIHINKGLLALGNVISALGDEKKRKEGGHVPYRDSKLTRLLQDSLGGNSKTVMIACVSPADTNAEETLNTLKYANRARNIQNKAVINRDPMAAQLQRMRSQVEQLQAELLFYRGDAGTPYEELQILKKKVSLLEASKEELQRELQERQVTCEHLTQRAFEAQVEKDKLAMKIEMARNGKSWDEVDFQSEQDHDLLKNYVSKIQELEGELLQLKNSNNRKHGFIDCADSDDDEFRSKNVLFPCSNEYSDYDCKIGDITDDIVDHEKEQEHSSVQEKLDRELKELDKELEQKEAEMKRVASGNTSVLKQHYEKKVHELEQEKRVLQREIDELRHNLANISSTTDDGAQKLKEDYLQKLNLLESQVSVLKKKQDAQAQLLRQKQKSDEAAKRLQDEIQRIKTQKVQLQHKIKQESEQFRLWKASREKEVLQLKKEGRRNEYEMHKLLALNQRQKMVLQRKTEEASMATKRLKELLEARKASSRAGSINGPGIQALMQAIEHELEVTLRVHEVRSEYERQMEERARMAKEIARLKEEAEMLKQANSRDCPETMSPGARNSRIYALENMLSSSSSTLVSMASQLSEAEERERGFSGRGRWNQVRSLADAKNLMNYLFNLASSSRCLQRDTEVVCREKDLQIRDLKGKIVSLSSLLRKSEIQKAELIHQVKSQNVALKHYSKGGHNYDLRKLDHRSSFIVFEDMDTSDSEKSDTEKSDVDYSSEEETPKRQRVKKRDSKTRNHSTTGSHPSNNSDRESLNLDSSGEGIVAVCDKNNATRSGVCCSCTKSSSCKTNKCQCRSSGGLCGISCGCMVSKCANREVDKSQQSNLAEGIVNGIGTDEAEKDRLLASHGAMLLQNALVDKPTETNEDGGPRRKALSDIGNTAAKPNVPKPNKRKKWRTPTIQLVTNPPPPSSQPESSEQSHLPPPQPQPQSQKLDNNANGTDIPVKLPRAMRSATMTIGGDLFKERNVEKTEESSVNKDTAGGALAPPRSPVRQNRTSDEKENFGH
- the LOC133803602 gene encoding kinesin-like protein KIN-4C isoform X3, which produces MENLETKTVDSSQCVRVAVNIRPLITSEVLFGCTDCISVVPGEPQVQIGSHSFTYDYVYGGTGSPPSIYEDCVAPLVDALFHGYNATVLAYGQTGSGKTYTMGTNYTGEGSSFGIIPKVMDSIFKGVSSKKSNTEFLIRVSFIEIFKEEVFDLLDTSSTSFSKNEGAAPSKPAGPVRAPIQIRETANGGITLAGVTEAEVQTKEEMSSYLTRGSLSRATASTNMNSQSSRSHAIFTITMEQKKIVNCPNGTTTDDFGDEILCAKLHLVDLAGSERAKRTGADGMRFKEGIHINKGLLALGNVISALGDEKKRKEGGHVPYRDSKLTRLLQDSLGGNSKTVMIACVSPADTNAEETLNTLKYANRARNIQNKAVINRDPMAAQLQRMRSQVEQLQAELLFYRGDAGTPYEELQILKKKVSLLEASKEELQRELQERQVTCEHLTQRAFEAQVEKDKLAMKIEMARNGKSWDEVDFQSEQDHDLLKNYVSKIQELEGELLQLKNSNNRKHGFIDCADSDDDEFRSKNVLFPCSNEYSDYDCKIGDITDDIVDHEKEQEHSSVQEKLDRELKELDKELEQKEAEMKRVASGNTSVLKQHYEKKVHELEQEKRVLQREIDELRHNLANISSTTDDGAQKLKEDYLQKLNLLESQVSVLKKKQDAQAQLLRQKQKSDEAAKRLQDEIQRIKTQKVQLQHKIKQESEQFRLWKASREKEVLQLKKEGRRNEYEMHKLLALNQRQKMVLQRKTEEASMATKRLKELLEARKASSRETSGAGSINGPGIQALMQAIEHELEVTLRVHEVRSEYERQMEERARMAKEIARLKEEAEMLKQANSRDCPETMSPGARNSRIYALENMLSSSSSTLVSMASQLSEAEERERGFSGRGRWNQVRSLADAKNLMNYLFNLASSSRCLQRDTEVVCREKDLQIRDLKGKIVSLSSLLRKSEIQKAELIHQVKSQNVALKHYSKGGHNYDLRKLDHRSSFIVFEDMDTSDSEKSDTEKSDVDYSSEEETPKRQRVKKRDSKTRNHSTTGSHPSNNSDRESLNLDSSGEGIVAVCDKNNATRSGVCCSCTKSSSCKTNKCQCRSSGGLCGISCGCMVSKCANREVDKSQQSNLAEGIVNGIGTDEAEKDRLLASHGAMLLQNALVDKPTETNEDGGPRRKALSDIGNTAAKPNVPKPNKRKKWRTPTIQLVTNPPPPSSQPESSEQSHLPPPQPQPQSQKLDNNANGTDIPVKLPRAMRSATMTIGGDLFKERNVEKTEESSVNKDTAGGALAPPRSPVRQNRTSDEKENFGH
- the LOC133803602 gene encoding kinesin-like protein KIN-4C isoform X1, which translates into the protein MELDSRCFGIQKGSSFGFSGQVEMENLETKTVDSSQCVRVAVNIRPLITSEVLFGCTDCISVVPGEPQVQIGSHSFTYDYVYGGTGSPPSIYEDCVAPLVDALFHGYNATVLAYGQTGSGKTYTMGTNYTGEGSSFGIIPKVMDSIFKGVSSKKSNTEFLIRVSFIEIFKEEVFDLLDTSSTSFSKNEGAAPSKPAGPVRAPIQIRETANGGITLAGVTEAEVQTKEEMSSYLTRGSLSRATASTNMNSQSSRSHAIFTITMEQKKIVNCPNGTTTDDFGDEILCAKLHLVDLAGSERAKRTGADGMRFKEGIHINKGLLALGNVISALGDEKKRKEGGHVPYRDSKLTRLLQDSLGGNSKTVMIACVSPADTNAEETLNTLKYANRARNIQNKAVINRDPMAAQLQRMRSQVEQLQAELLFYRGDAGTPYEELQILKKKVSLLEASKEELQRELQERQVTCEHLTQRAFEAQVEKDKLAMKIEMARNGKSWDEVDFQSEQDHDLLKNYVSKIQELEGELLQLKNSNNRKHGFIDCADSDDDEFRSKNVLFPCSNEYSDYDCKIGDITDDIVDHEKEQEHSSVQEKLDRELKELDKELEQKEAEMKRVASGNTSVLKQHYEKKVHELEQEKRVLQREIDELRHNLANISSTTDDGAQKLKEDYLQKLNLLESQVSVLKKKQDAQAQLLRQKQKSDEAAKRLQDEIQRIKTQKVQLQHKIKQESEQFRLWKASREKEVLQLKKEGRRNEYEMHKLLALNQRQKMVLQRKTEEASMATKRLKELLEARKASSRETSGAGSINGPGIQALMQAIEHELEVTLRVHEVRSEYERQMEERARMAKEIARLKEEAEMLKQANSRDCPETMSPGARNSRIYALENMLSSSSSTLVSMASQLSEAEERERGFSGRGRWNQVRSLADAKNLMNYLFNLASSSRCLQRDTEVVCREKDLQIRDLKGKIVSLSSLLRKSEIQKAELIHQVKSQNVALKHYSKGGHNYDLRKLDHRSSFIVFEDMDTSDSEKSDTEKSDVDYSSEEETPKRQRVKKRDSKTRNHSTTGSHPSNNSDRESLNLDSSGEGIVAVCDKNNATRSGVCCSCTKSSSCKTNKCQCRSSGGLCGISCGCMVSKCANREVDKSQQSNLAEGIVNGIGTDEAEKDRLLASHGAMLLQNALVDKPTETNEDGGPRRKALSDIGNTAAKPNVPKPNKRKKWRTPTIQLVTNPPPPSSQPESSEQSHLPPPQPQPQSQKLDNNANGTDIPVKLPRAMRSATMTIGGDLFKERNVEKTEESSVNKDTAGGALAPPRSPVRQNRTSDEKENFGH